The following proteins come from a genomic window of Andrena cerasifolii isolate SP2316 chromosome 6, iyAndCera1_principal, whole genome shotgun sequence:
- the LOC143370039 gene encoding uncharacterized protein LOC143370039 — MYPQLPNVSALQYGRENEANALRQMEEELGIHILPCGLFIDDTVLHLGATPDGLVDHDKIVEVKCPESAMDLTPAEAIKQLGNIRRIFKGNDMNQNHHYYYQVQGQLHVTNRQQALFCLWTPKGMNVITVPRDDSFRATEMEKKLRKFYEDCMLPEIIDSRYNRQQPIREAPYVKASASTQGST; from the coding sequence ATGTACCCGCAACTTCCAAATGTGTCTGCTCTCCAATACGGAAGGGAAAACGAGGCAAACGCCTTGAgacaaatggaagaagaattagGAATCCATATTCTACCATGTGGCCTCTTCATCGATGACACTGTGCTTCACTTAGGTGCAACTCCTGACGGCCTCGTGGACCATGATAAAATCGTCGAAGTAAAGTGTCCTGAATCGGCCATGGATTTAACACCTGCTGAAGCAATAAAGCAACTTGGTAATATACGGCGTATTTTCAAGGGTAATGACATGAATCAAAATCATCACTACTATTATCAAGTGCAAGGACAATTGCACGTAACGAATAGGCAGCAGGCTTTATTCTGTTTATGGACACCGAAAGGAATGAACGTTATAACAGTACCAAGAGATGATAGTTTCCGGGCAACAGAGATGGAGAAAAAACTGAGAAAGTTCTACGAGGACTGCATGTTGCCAGAAATAATAGATAGTAGATACAATCGACAACAGCCGATTAGAGAAGCTCCGTACGTAAAAGCAAGTGCGAGTACACAAGGAAGTACATAA
- the LOC143369790 gene encoding uncharacterized protein LOC143369790, producing the protein MCDHSIAMELKKEAADARNRRYWKGDAKVKQPTLSAKRLSKNTKRRERQRLKTAACLTVGQGTMAEAGTHAGTSNDETLASTSAAYDFIHEEDVGNFQDFPIIEGIVEQVHFDTDAEDILEEIHFNAEEEEIVEQVYFESNEEEIVQEIDLDTDNDEIHSVRDINEETTQDVGSDADYWVVENAEQDSPKIQFQKE; encoded by the exons ATGTGTGATCATTCCATAGCCATGGAATTAAAGAAGGAAGCCGCAGATGCAAGAAATAGACGCTATTGGAAGGGTGATGCAAAAGTGAAGCAGCCTACGTTATCTGCAAAGCGTTTGTCCAAAAATACAAAGCGTCGAGAAAG GCAACGATTGAAAACAGCAGCGTGCCTCACGGTAGGTCAGGGCACCATGGCGGAAGCAGGTACGCATGCAGGAACCTCGAACGACGAAACACTTGCAAGCACATCTGCTGCGTATGATTTTATACACGAAGAAGACGTAGGAAATTTTCAAGACTTCCCAATTATCGAAGGAATTGTGGAACAAGTACATTTCGATACGGACGCCGAAGATATTTTAGAAGAAATACATTTCAACGCGGAGGAAGAGGAAATTGTGGAACAAGTGTATTTCGAGTCgaacgaagaagaaattgtacAAGAAATAGATTTGGACACAGACAATGATGAGATACATTCCGTAAGAGAcatcaacgaagaaacgactcaagatgttggaagcgatgccgattactgggtggtagaaaatgcagaacaggacagcccgaaaatcCAATTTCAAAAGGAGTAG
- the LOC143369794 gene encoding uncharacterized protein LOC143369794 — MSELVAEECLESLILLRGAPVEAGVLFDDGGCGRRDPLLALHPYGYPEGSKCVHPQEHILREGCCGAVGDLYLSLRGGTLVTVFPAPADHRLIDVAAAELSPWTAAVSAEVAALAAVPRALVPAVPVANLCEVLWCGGSRSSASELKSARRM; from the exons ATGTCGGAGCTCGTTGCTGAGGAATGCCTCGAGTCATTGATACTGCTCCGTGGTGCACCCGTAGAGGCCGGGGTTTTGTTCGACGACGGCGGCTGCGGCCGGAGGGACCCACTTCTGGCCCTGCACCCATATGGTTATCCCGAGGGCTCGAAGTGCGTCCATCCCCAGGAGCACATCTTGCGTGAG GGGTGCTGTGGCGCCGTTGGCGACCTGTACCTGTCTCTCCGTGGGGGTACCCTGGTCACCGTGTTCCCGGCACCAGCCGACCACCGTCTGATTGATGTAG CGGCTGCAGAATTGTCGCCTTGGACTGCGGCAGTTTCGGCGGAAGTGGCCGCGCTGGCCGCAGTTCCAAGAGCACTCGTCCCGGCTGTACCGGTTGCCAACCTATGCGAGGTTTTGTGGTGCGGAGGGTCGAGGAGTTCGGCGAGCGAGTTGAAGTCGGCCCGGCGGATGTAG